Proteins encoded in a region of the Bradyrhizobium sp. CB3481 genome:
- a CDS encoding tripartite tricarboxylate transporter substrate-binding protein — translation MKTTAVLALSFAMISSASPAQNYPSRPITLLVPFAAGGATDTVARVTAQSMSKILNQSIVVENATGAGGTIAATRASRAEPDGYTILIHHIGISTAATLYRKLAYDTKTAFAPIGLVTNAPMTIIGRPDLPPNTLAELVAYIKANGDKMTFGNAGLGAASHLCGMLFMTAVGKEILTVPYKGNAPVMNDLIAKQIDLSCDQTTNTTAPIASKLVKAYAITTKTRLASMPDLPAADEAGLKGFEVGAWHGIYAPKGTPDEIVQKLAKTLQEALRDPDLVKRFNDINTEPVPQHEATPKALKAKLISEVDRWAPIIKAAGQFAD, via the coding sequence ATGAAGACAACGGCCGTTCTCGCGCTCTCGTTCGCGATGATCAGCTCCGCGAGTCCGGCGCAGAACTACCCGAGCCGGCCGATCACGCTGCTGGTCCCGTTTGCGGCCGGCGGCGCCACCGACACGGTGGCGCGGGTGACCGCGCAGTCGATGTCGAAAATCCTGAATCAGAGCATCGTCGTCGAGAACGCCACCGGCGCCGGCGGCACCATCGCCGCCACCCGCGCCTCGCGCGCCGAGCCCGACGGCTACACGATCCTGATCCATCACATCGGCATCTCCACGGCGGCGACGCTGTACCGCAAGCTGGCCTACGACACCAAGACGGCGTTCGCCCCGATCGGCCTCGTCACCAACGCGCCGATGACCATCATCGGCCGGCCCGATCTGCCGCCGAACACGCTCGCCGAGCTCGTCGCCTACATCAAGGCCAACGGCGACAAGATGACGTTCGGCAATGCCGGGCTAGGCGCCGCCTCGCATCTTTGTGGCATGCTGTTCATGACCGCGGTCGGCAAGGAAATCCTCACCGTGCCCTACAAGGGCAATGCGCCCGTGATGAACGACCTGATCGCCAAGCAGATCGACCTTTCCTGCGACCAGACCACCAACACCACGGCGCCGATCGCCTCAAAACTGGTCAAGGCCTATGCCATCACGACGAAGACGCGGCTGGCGTCGATGCCCGATCTTCCGGCCGCCGATGAGGCTGGCCTGAAAGGCTTTGAGGTCGGCGCCTGGCACGGCATCTACGCGCCCAAGGGCACACCCGACGAGATCGTCCAGAAACTTGCCAAGACGCTGCAGGAAGCGCTGCGCGACCCCGATCTCGTAAAGCGCTTCAACGACATCAACACCGAGCCCGTTCCGCAGCATGAAGCGACGCCGAAAGCCCTGAAGGCAAAGCTGATCAGCGAGGTCGATCGCTGGGCGCCAATCATCAAGGCGGCCGGCCAGTTCGCGGATTGA
- a CDS encoding tartrate dehydrogenase, which yields MREYSIAAIPADGVGPEVIAAGVQTLEALQKRLGDVKFNVETFDWGSDYYRKHGAMMPADALARLKKFDAIYFGAVGAPDVPDHITLWGLRLPICQGFDQYANVRPTRILPGIVSPLRHAGPGDLDWVIVRENSEGEYAGCGGRVHRGLPEEVGTEVAVFTRVGVQRIMRYAFRLAQSRPRKLLTVVTKSNAQRHGMVMWDEIADEVSKEFPDVTWDKMLVDAMTVRMTLKPQSLDTIVATNLHADILSDLAGALAGSLGVAPTANIDPERRFPSMFEPIHGSAFDITGKGIANPVASFWTASQMLDHLGETEAAARLMRAVEKVTGAGITTPDVGGTATTKDVTAAVVDAIHSSNV from the coding sequence ATGCGTGAATATTCAATCGCCGCCATTCCAGCCGACGGCGTCGGCCCCGAGGTGATCGCCGCCGGCGTACAGACGCTGGAAGCGCTGCAAAAACGGCTCGGCGACGTCAAATTCAACGTCGAAACCTTCGACTGGGGTTCCGACTACTACCGCAAGCACGGCGCGATGATGCCGGCCGACGCGCTCGCCCGGCTCAAGAAATTCGACGCGATCTATTTCGGCGCGGTCGGCGCACCCGATGTCCCCGATCACATCACGCTGTGGGGCCTGCGCCTGCCGATCTGCCAAGGGTTTGACCAATATGCCAACGTCCGGCCGACCCGAATTCTGCCCGGCATCGTCTCGCCGCTGCGCCACGCCGGCCCCGGCGATCTCGACTGGGTGATCGTGCGGGAAAACTCCGAAGGCGAATATGCCGGCTGCGGCGGGCGCGTGCATCGCGGCCTGCCGGAGGAAGTCGGTACTGAAGTGGCCGTGTTCACCCGCGTCGGGGTCCAGCGCATCATGCGCTACGCGTTCCGCCTCGCGCAGTCGCGGCCGCGAAAGCTCCTCACCGTCGTCACCAAGTCGAACGCGCAGCGGCACGGCATGGTGATGTGGGACGAGATCGCCGATGAAGTCTCGAAGGAATTCCCTGACGTCACCTGGGACAAGATGCTGGTCGATGCGATGACGGTGCGGATGACGCTGAAGCCGCAGAGCCTCGATACCATCGTCGCGACCAACCTTCACGCCGATATCCTGTCCGACCTCGCCGGCGCGCTGGCCGGCAGCCTCGGCGTGGCGCCGACCGCGAATATCGATCCCGAGCGGCGCTTCCCCTCGATGTTCGAGCCGATCCACGGCTCGGCCTTCGACATCACCGGCAAGGGCATCGCCAACCCGGTCGCCAGCTTCTGGACGGCCTCGCAGATGCTCGATCATCTCGGCGAGACGGAAGCCGCGGCGCGGCTGATGCGCGCCGTGGAGAAGGTCACGGGCGCCGGGATCACCACCCCCGACGTCGGCGGCACCGCGACAACGAAGGACGTCACTGCCGCCGTCGTGGACGCCATCCATAGCTCCAACGTGTAA
- a CDS encoding LysR family transcriptional regulator: protein MDLHHLRCFVAAAEELHFGRAAQRLDMLPSALGRFIRLLEDDLGTRLMTRTTRSVALTEDGAVLLKEARALVAQADALAGRFRTRGRKRAAIIRVGAIDSAAAGLLPRLLHDFRKRRPDVTVQLVEDKTVRLLPRLLSGRLDLAFVRPPDRPDKRLEFLFLLQETAVVAVAERHPLSQRKRVTIADLEDEPLIVPERRSRPHSHDLTMKLFAEAGREARVAQIADEKQTIVNLVSAGLGVAIVPRWTSRMATRGVRFIRLAASDMNKLPLAAAFTRGTRDPVRDDVLEMLKADLPRYAREA from the coding sequence ATGGACCTTCATCATTTGCGGTGCTTCGTGGCGGCTGCAGAAGAGCTGCATTTCGGCCGGGCGGCGCAGCGGCTCGACATGCTGCCGTCGGCGCTCGGACGTTTCATTCGCCTGCTCGAAGACGATCTCGGCACGCGGTTGATGACGCGCACGACGCGAAGCGTTGCGCTGACCGAGGACGGCGCGGTGCTCTTGAAGGAGGCGAGGGCGCTGGTGGCCCAGGCCGATGCGCTCGCCGGCAGATTCCGCACCCGCGGGCGCAAGCGCGCCGCAATCATTCGCGTCGGCGCCATCGACAGCGCCGCGGCGGGGCTGCTGCCGCGCCTGCTGCACGATTTCCGCAAGCGTCGCCCCGACGTGACCGTGCAACTGGTGGAGGACAAGACCGTGCGCCTGCTGCCGCGGCTGCTATCCGGCCGGCTTGATCTCGCCTTCGTGCGCCCGCCTGATCGGCCCGACAAGCGGCTGGAGTTTCTCTTCCTGCTGCAGGAGACCGCGGTCGTCGCGGTGGCCGAGCGTCATCCGCTGTCACAGCGCAAGCGCGTCACCATTGCCGATCTCGAAGACGAGCCGTTGATCGTGCCCGAGCGGCGCTCGCGACCGCACAGCCACGACCTCACCATGAAGCTGTTCGCGGAGGCCGGGCGCGAGGCCCGTGTCGCGCAGATTGCCGACGAGAAGCAGACCATCGTCAATCTCGTCTCCGCCGGCCTCGGCGTTGCCATCGTGCCGCGCTGGACCTCGCGGATGGCCACCCGCGGCGTCCGCTTCATCCGCCTTGCCGCCTCCGACATGAACAAGCTCCCGCTCGCCGCCGCTTTCACCCGCGGCACCCGCGATCCGGTGCGGGACGATGTGTTGGAAATGCTGAAGGCAGACTTGCCGCGCTACGCGCGGGAGGCGTAG